Proteins co-encoded in one Euleptes europaea isolate rEulEur1 chromosome 1, rEulEur1.hap1, whole genome shotgun sequence genomic window:
- the N4BP3 gene encoding NEDD4-binding protein 3, whose protein sequence is MATAQASHMTCDPINCLPEPNSLDSELDTDYNMGSVGSLVEKQDFSQATLGGLRGMRQPDGLLRKGMSQREVFGYLHGGKRDARAEKKHQSSGGGFKRDYESDRENQSPERYFRDNQRGADFSKSSLPERGRFDKCRIRPSAFKVMSGKSFLSMQGLSSSKGQKLSKSNGSLHTLLTQSSTGSASQRGPLRSHLLHTISLDEGSNSIQSFPTYNPRFKPAPSQFSASVGHINHIGGSLDRASRGPRDPLAVEKAPLSCKSLSRLQSSGEPPPPYEPTYSLEDVVKQLEDRLSEKGMELRQLTRNLNMNNDPFAQMFEDKQRLWMEELEELKQMYVAKLQQVTQQAQRSQRALQLQLYKAQQEKKRLQEELELQQSQYEEMRQRQQQAERLSPKLEETKWEVCQKTAEISLLKQQIRDTQEEMTQKLGEIFSLKSQLREARTELQVKDSQLVQLGDSFQPLPEHGSPLPPRDSPMQACQDFLGCETDDSKCRGMQGENAEGPEWLWAELLRERRQAQLRAANFEQERKTWQQEKEKVLRYQREIQASYMEMYHRNQALERQLSEFRQLQTEPRGINSDLPWIERVESSKI, encoded by the exons ATGGCAACAGCACAGGCCTCTCATATGACCTGTGACCCTATCAATTGTCTCCCTGAACCAAACTCTCTGGACTCTGAGCTTGACACCGACTACAACATGGGCAgtgtgggcagcctggtggagaAGCAAGATTTCTCACAAGCTACACTGGGAGGTCTGCGAGGGATGCGCCAGCCGGATGGGTTGCTGCGGAAAGGAATGTCACAGCGTGAAGTTTTTGGCTACTTACATGGAGGAAAGAGAGATGCTCGGGCTGAGAAAAAGCACCAGTCATCTGGCGGAGGCTTTAAACGGGATTATGAGAGTGACCGGGAGAATCAGTCTCCTGAGCGGTATTTCCGGGACAATCAACGCGGGGCGGATTTTTCCAAGAGCTCTCTGCCTGAGCGTGGACGCTTTGATAAG TGTCGGATCAGGCCCTCAGCCTTCAAGGTGATGTCTGGGAAGAGCTTCTTGTCCATGCAGGGACTGTCGTCGTCCAAAGGGCAGAAGCTGTCGAAGAGCAATGGGAGTCTGCATACACTCTTGACACAGAGCAGCACTGGCAGCGCCTCGCAACGCGGCCCACTGCGCAGCCATTTGCTGCACACCATCAGCCTGGATGAAGGCTCCAACTCCATCCAAAGCTTTCCCACGTACAACCCTCGCTTCAAACCAGCCCCAAGCCAGTTCAGTGCTTCTGTAGGCCACATCAATCACATTGGTGGTTCCTTAGACAGGGCCTCAAGAGGGCCGCGGGATCCTTTGGCTGTAGAGAAAGCACCATTGTCCTGCAAGAGTTTGAGCCGGCTGCAGAGTTCTGGAGAACCACCTCCTCCTTATGAGCCCACATACTCACTGGAAGATGTAGTAAAGCAGCTTGAGGACCGGCTGAGTGAGAAGGGCATGGAACTCCGCCAGCTTACAAGGAACTTAAATATGAACAATGACCCCTTTGCACAG ATGTTTGAAGACAAACAGCGACTGTGGATGGAGGAGCTGGAGGAACTGAAGCAGATGTACGTGGCCAAGTTGCAGCAAGTAACACAACAGGCCCAGCGCAGCCAGCGGGCGCTTCAGCTGCAGCTCTATAAGGCGCAGCAAGAAAAGAAGCGGCTGCAGGAAGAGCTGGAGCTTCAACAGAGTCAGTATGAAGAGATGAGGCAACGGCAGCAGCAGGCAGAGCGCCTCAGTCCCAAGCTGGAAGAGACCAAGTGGGAG GTTTGTCAGAAGACTGCAGAGATTTCGTTGCTCAAACAGCAAATCCGAGATACCCAGGAGGAGATGACCCAGAAACTAGGTGAGATCTTCAGCTTGAAGTCCCAACTGCGGGAGGCCCGAACAGAGCTGCAAGTCAAGGACTCGCAACTGGTGCAATTGGGGGACTCTTTCCAACCATTGCCGGAGCATGGTTCTCCCCTTCCTCCACGGGACTCCCCAATGCAAGCATGCCAGGACTTTTTGGGGTGTGAAACGGATGACTCCAAGTGCAGGGGGATGCAGGGGGAGAATGCAGAAGGCCCAGAGTGGCTATGGGCAGAGCTACTGCGGGAGAGGCGCCAGGCTCAGCTGCGGGCGGCAAACTTTGAGCAGGAGCGAAAAACCTGGCaacaggagaaagagaaagtcTTGCGCTATCAGCGGGAGATTCAGGCCAGCTACATGGAGATGTATCACCGGAACCAGGCCCTGGAGAGGCAGCTCAGTGAATTCCGACAGCTCCAAACTGAACCCAGAGGTATCAACTCGGACTTACCTTGGATCGAGAGAGTTGAGTCCTCAAAGATCTGA